From the Octadecabacter antarcticus 307 genome, one window contains:
- the urtC gene encoding urea ABC transporter permease subunit UrtC, with protein sequence MRKSFIAQNPSVLWFLAGLAIFTLGVTFMSEAAGVDIISTSFLKTLGKTLCLCLVAIAMDVVWGYCGILSLGHFAFFGIGGYAIGMWLMYARTEGIVATSLESAALPPTPQEITDAIGSQIFGVVGSSEFPAIWAFSHSLPLQLLAVVFVPGLLALVFGWLAFRSRVTGVYLSILTQAMTLALSLYFFQNDTGLRGNNGLSGLQNVPGLEARSQAVVSLWFFWASAVALGMGYVLFAYIVSGKFGSVIRAIRDNEARVRFLGYHVEQYKLFIFTCTAMVAGIAGALYYPQAGIINPAEIAPIASIYLAVWVAIGGRGRLYGAVIGAALVSLMSSWFTGGSAPNINLGFYVIKWTDWWLVLLGVSFVLVTLYFPKGIGGIFDALARKPAVDRQGDYGPDKGAWRAQEGKPE encoded by the coding sequence ATGCGCAAATCATTTATCGCCCAAAACCCGTCGGTGCTGTGGTTCCTTGCGGGCCTCGCGATCTTCACGCTTGGTGTTACGTTCATGAGTGAAGCCGCAGGCGTCGATATTATCTCAACCTCGTTTCTAAAGACGCTCGGCAAGACGCTGTGTCTCTGTCTTGTGGCTATCGCGATGGACGTCGTCTGGGGCTATTGTGGTATCCTGAGCCTTGGCCATTTTGCGTTCTTCGGGATCGGTGGCTACGCCATTGGCATGTGGTTGATGTATGCGCGCACCGAAGGAATTGTGGCGACGTCGCTGGAATCCGCAGCACTGCCCCCGACGCCGCAAGAAATTACAGATGCGATTGGTAGCCAGATTTTTGGCGTGGTTGGCAGTTCGGAGTTTCCGGCGATATGGGCGTTTTCCCACAGCTTGCCGTTGCAACTGTTGGCCGTGGTTTTTGTCCCCGGCCTTCTGGCGTTGGTGTTCGGTTGGTTGGCATTTCGAAGCCGCGTCACGGGGGTGTATTTGTCGATCCTGACCCAAGCCATGACACTTGCCCTGTCGCTGTATTTTTTCCAGAACGACACCGGATTGCGTGGCAATAACGGGCTATCGGGCCTGCAAAACGTCCCCGGACTTGAGGCGCGCAGCCAAGCGGTGGTGTCGCTGTGGTTCTTCTGGGCGTCTGCCGTTGCGCTGGGCATGGGATACGTGTTGTTTGCCTACATTGTGTCCGGTAAGTTCGGTTCGGTCATCCGTGCGATCCGCGACAATGAAGCCCGTGTGCGGTTTCTTGGATACCATGTCGAACAATACAAATTGTTCATCTTCACCTGTACGGCCATGGTCGCAGGCATTGCGGGGGCGCTGTATTACCCGCAAGCGGGCATCATCAACCCTGCCGAAATCGCACCCATCGCGTCAATCTATCTGGCGGTCTGGGTGGCGATCGGGGGCAGGGGGCGGTTGTATGGTGCGGTGATTGGTGCAGCATTGGTTTCGCTGATGTCGTCGTGGTTCACCGGCGGATCAGCCCCCAACATCAACCTTGGATTTTATGTCATCAAATGGACGGACTGGTGGTTGGTGCTGCTTGGCGTGTCTTTCGTGTTGGTCACGCTTTATTTCCCCAAAGGCATTGGTGGAATCTTTGACGCGCTGGCCCGCAAGCCAGCGGTGGATCGACAGGGCGATTATGGACCCGACAAGGGTGCGTGGCGCGCGCAAGAGGGTAAACCTGAATGA
- the urtD gene encoding urea ABC transporter ATP-binding protein UrtD, with translation MSTLLEVSGVSVTFDGFRAINNLSIQIAEPELRAVIGPNGAGKTTFMDIVTGKTKPDEGRVIFGEKSVSLLGMSESQIAQAGIGRKFQKPTVFEAQSVRENIAMALKNTRGPFDVLFGRPGDNREDRIRAVSDEIGLTEALDQPSGALSHGQKQWLEIGMLLAQDPRLLLVDEPAAGMTPAEREHTTNLLVRAAKTRAVVVVEHDMEFVRRLNCKVTVLHEGSVLAEGSLNHVTKNQDVIDVYLGR, from the coding sequence ATGAGCACGCTGTTAGAAGTCTCTGGCGTGTCCGTCACATTTGACGGATTCCGCGCGATCAACAACCTGTCGATCCAGATCGCAGAACCCGAACTGCGCGCCGTGATCGGCCCAAATGGTGCGGGCAAAACGACGTTTATGGATATCGTCACAGGGAAAACCAAACCCGACGAAGGTCGCGTGATATTTGGTGAAAAGTCGGTGTCATTGCTGGGCATGTCCGAAAGCCAGATTGCGCAGGCAGGCATTGGTCGCAAATTCCAGAAACCGACGGTGTTTGAAGCACAAAGCGTGCGTGAAAATATCGCGATGGCCCTGAAAAATACGCGTGGGCCATTTGATGTGCTGTTCGGGCGTCCCGGGGATAATCGTGAGGATCGCATCCGCGCGGTGAGCGATGAAATCGGCCTGACAGAGGCGCTGGACCAGCCGTCGGGCGCATTGTCGCACGGGCAAAAACAATGGCTTGAGATCGGGATGTTGCTGGCGCAAGACCCGCGTCTTTTGCTGGTCGACGAACCCGCTGCGGGTATGACCCCTGCTGAACGCGAACACACCACCAACCTGTTGGTCCGTGCCGCCAAAACCCGTGCAGTGGTGGTCGTGGAACACGATATGGAATTTGTGCGGCGGCTGAACTGCAAAGTGACGGTGTTACATGAAGGATCGGTTCTGGCAGAAGGCAGCCTTAATCACGTCACTAAAAATCAAGACGTCATTGACGTCTATCTGGGGCGATAA
- the urtE gene encoding urea ABC transporter ATP-binding subunit UrtE: protein MLKINNLTLKYGQSQILNGINLTAKRGEVTAVMGTNGVGKTSLLKAIAGRHPFAGGMITLDAKPLGSNAPVDAARAGIAYVPQGREVFPMMTVTENLETGFACLAGRGHTIPDHIYDLFPVLREMSNRRGGDLSGGQQQQLAIARALITKPKVLLLDEPTEGIQPNIIKHIGDVIAALREQGEIAIVLVEQYFDFAFDLGDRFVAMNRGQVTLDQPSSQVTRGDLLELVSV, encoded by the coding sequence ATGCTGAAAATCAACAATCTGACCCTGAAATACGGTCAAAGCCAAATCTTGAACGGGATCAACCTGACCGCAAAACGCGGTGAGGTCACGGCCGTGATGGGCACCAATGGCGTGGGAAAAACATCCCTTCTTAAGGCCATCGCTGGACGTCATCCGTTTGCGGGCGGCATGATCACGCTGGACGCCAAACCGTTGGGGTCGAACGCGCCTGTAGATGCAGCCAGAGCGGGCATCGCCTATGTGCCGCAGGGGCGCGAAGTGTTTCCGATGATGACTGTAACCGAAAACCTTGAGACAGGATTTGCCTGTTTGGCGGGCCGCGGGCACACCATCCCCGATCACATCTACGATCTGTTCCCTGTCCTCCGTGAGATGTCGAACCGCCGTGGCGGTGATTTATCGGGTGGTCAGCAACAGCAATTGGCCATCGCACGTGCGCTGATCACCAAGCCGAAAGTGTTGTTGTTGGATGAACCGACTGAAGGCATTCAGCCCAACATCATCAAACACATTGGTGATGTGATCGCCGCCCTGCGTGAACAGGGCGAAATCGCGATTGTGTTGGTTGAGCAGTATTTTGATTTTGCCTTCGATCTGGGGGACCGGTTTGTCGCAATGAACAGGGGCCAAGTGACACTTGATCAACCGTCTTCACAGGTGACGCGCGGCGACCTGCTGGAACTGGTTTCAGTATAG
- a CDS encoding IS1595-like element ISOan10 family transposase, protein MPARWKNDKPMSRPAFDARFSDEEACSHYLAEHRWPEGFVCPSCGTCKGWPLKRNRATWECAGCARQTSVTAGTVMHSSHLPLRIWFLAAHIITSHSNGMSALQLQAQLGLGSYKTAWLLLQKLRRSMVNPDRNPLKDLVEIDETEIPFRSRHDPEDRPKGGRSPVGKMFVVCAVELSRDGHPRRIRMKHIPDGASKTLHGFIGQAVEPGAHVITDGWLGYENPPANTHEAKVVSGKKAHDILHWVHRVFSNLKTWAKGVFHGLRKCHLQRYLDEFVFRWNRRRHMRSAFDTLLGIGVGIGPATYRDFVEQRA, encoded by the coding sequence ATGCCAGCCAGATGGAAAAACGACAAACCCATGTCCCGCCCGGCGTTCGACGCCAGGTTTTCTGATGAGGAAGCGTGTTCGCATTATCTGGCGGAACATCGTTGGCCTGAGGGCTTTGTGTGTCCTTCCTGTGGCACCTGCAAGGGCTGGCCGTTAAAGCGAAATCGCGCGACTTGGGAATGTGCCGGTTGCGCACGGCAGACATCCGTGACGGCTGGCACGGTGATGCACAGCAGCCATTTGCCGTTGCGAATTTGGTTTCTTGCCGCGCACATCATCACCAGCCATTCCAACGGCATGTCAGCGCTGCAACTTCAGGCGCAACTTGGCCTTGGCAGCTACAAGACGGCGTGGCTCCTCTTGCAAAAGCTGCGGCGGTCGATGGTCAACCCTGACCGCAACCCCCTGAAAGACCTTGTCGAGATCGATGAAACAGAGATTCCGTTCCGGTCCCGGCATGATCCCGAGGACCGGCCAAAGGGTGGGCGGAGCCCGGTCGGAAAGATGTTTGTCGTCTGCGCCGTCGAGTTATCAAGAGACGGACATCCGCGCCGTATCAGGATGAAACACATTCCCGACGGCGCATCAAAGACGCTACACGGGTTCATTGGTCAGGCTGTAGAGCCTGGCGCTCACGTCATCACGGATGGCTGGCTAGGTTACGAAAATCCCCCTGCAAACACGCATGAGGCGAAGGTCGTCAGCGGCAAGAAGGCACATGACATACTCCACTGGGTCCACCGCGTGTTCTCCAACCTAAAAACGTGGGCAAAAGGCGTCTTCCACGGCCTCAGAAAATGCCATCTGCAACGCTATCTCGACGAATTTGTGTTCCGCTGGAACCGACGGCGACACATGCGAAGCGCCTTCGACACGCTGCTGGGGATCGGTGTTGGTATTGGCCCAGCGACATATCGTGATTTTGTTGAACAGCGCGCCTGA
- a CDS encoding amidohydrolase family protein, whose protein sequence is MFDLIVKGGTLPDGQMTDIGITGGKITAIDQLGNAQAGQIIEASGDLVSPPFVDPHFHMDATLSYGLPRINASGMLLEGIGLWGELKKVMTQEDVVERALKYCDWAASMGVLAIRSHVDTCDDRLLGVEALIEVRDRVKDYIDLQLVAFPQDGFYRDPTARENTIRALDMGVDVVGGIPHFERTMADGAASVRELCEIAAARGLPVDMHCDESDDPTSRHIETLAFETQRLGLQGRVAGSHLTSMHSMGNYYVSKLLPLIAEADINVIPNPLINIVLQGRHDTYPKRRGLTRVKEMLAMGINVGWGQDCVLDPWYSLGTADMLDVAFMGLHVAQMTSPKDMRTCFDMVTMNNARTMGLTDYGLYVGAKASLVILDAGDPVEALRLRATRLYVISNGRVISQTPRANASLSLPGRPQTSRRRHTLVER, encoded by the coding sequence ATGTTTGATCTGATTGTCAAAGGCGGCACTCTGCCGGATGGACAGATGACAGACATCGGGATCACAGGCGGCAAGATTACGGCCATCGACCAGTTGGGCAATGCGCAGGCAGGACAAATCATTGAAGCGTCTGGCGATCTTGTCAGCCCGCCTTTCGTGGACCCACATTTCCATATGGATGCCACGTTGTCCTATGGTCTGCCACGCATCAACGCCTCTGGCATGCTGCTTGAAGGGATTGGGCTTTGGGGTGAACTCAAAAAGGTCATGACGCAAGAAGATGTCGTTGAACGTGCGCTGAAATACTGCGATTGGGCCGCAAGCATGGGGGTATTGGCGATCCGCAGCCATGTCGACACCTGCGATGACCGGCTTTTAGGGGTCGAGGCGTTGATCGAGGTGCGTGACCGCGTCAAAGATTACATCGATCTACAGCTCGTAGCGTTTCCGCAAGACGGTTTCTATCGCGACCCCACCGCGCGCGAAAACACCATCCGCGCGTTAGATATGGGCGTCGATGTTGTGGGCGGTATCCCCCACTTTGAACGCACAATGGCGGACGGTGCCGCATCAGTGCGTGAGCTTTGCGAAATTGCCGCCGCGCGCGGGCTCCCGGTCGATATGCACTGCGACGAAAGCGACGATCCCACCTCGCGCCACATCGAAACCCTCGCGTTTGAAACACAGCGCCTTGGTTTGCAGGGCCGCGTTGCCGGATCGCATTTGACCTCGATGCACTCGATGGGCAATTACTATGTGTCCAAACTACTACCGCTCATCGCCGAGGCAGACATAAACGTTATCCCCAATCCGCTGATCAATATTGTCCTTCAGGGACGCCATGACACCTACCCAAAGCGACGTGGGTTAACGCGGGTAAAGGAAATGCTGGCGATGGGCATTAACGTCGGCTGGGGACAGGACTGCGTTCTCGATCCGTGGTACTCTCTCGGCACTGCCGACATGCTGGATGTGGCCTTCATGGGGCTGCACGTGGCGCAGATGACCAGCCCAAAAGACATGCGGACCTGCTTTGATATGGTCACGATGAACAACGCCAGAACAATGGGGCTAACCGATTATGGCCTTTATGTCGGGGCAAAGGCGTCATTGGTCATCCTTGATGCAGGCGACCCCGTTGAGGCCCTGCGCCTGCGTGCAACCCGACTGTATGTCATCTCGAATGGCCGAGTCATAAGTCAGACACCGCGCGCGAACGCCTCGCTTAGCCTGCCGGGCCGACCTCAAACATCGCGCAGGCGGCACACGTTAGTCGAACGCTAA
- a CDS encoding ABC transporter permease, protein MDIIEILLSASFWAAAIRIASPLIFATLGELICERAGVLNLGIEGIMVAGAFAGWMAVYSGTGLWVGVGVAMFVGMLFGLLHSILTVPFGLSQHVVGLGVTLLATSSTYYAYRLALPEVTSPPKIEAFQPFEIPILSDIPLIGPALFSQTPFTYLAFILVAVVAIVLYRTPLGLAVRAAGENPAAVAAQGLSVTAIRMGAVIVGSGFMAMGGAFLTMSAFDSFFFEMVNGRGWICIALVVFGSWRPGKALLGAILFAAFDALQIRVQQTSLGALVPYQIFLMMPYILSIVALVAMSRRAEVPAALMVPFNKGER, encoded by the coding sequence ATGGACATCATTGAAATCCTGCTCTCCGCCAGCTTTTGGGCCGCCGCAATCCGGATCGCCAGCCCGCTGATTTTTGCCACATTGGGGGAATTGATCTGCGAACGCGCGGGTGTCCTGAACCTCGGGATCGAAGGCATCATGGTCGCAGGGGCATTCGCGGGCTGGATGGCTGTCTATTCTGGAACGGGGCTCTGGGTGGGTGTCGGTGTTGCGATGTTTGTGGGGATGTTGTTCGGGTTGCTGCACAGTATCCTGACGGTGCCGTTTGGACTGTCCCAGCATGTGGTTGGCCTTGGCGTGACGCTGCTGGCGACGTCATCGACTTATTATGCCTACCGCCTCGCCCTGCCCGAAGTCACAAGCCCACCCAAGATCGAAGCCTTCCAACCGTTCGAAATCCCGATCCTGTCTGACATTCCGTTGATCGGACCCGCGCTGTTTTCGCAAACGCCGTTCACCTATCTGGCCTTTATATTGGTCGCGGTGGTGGCGATCGTTCTGTATCGCACCCCACTTGGCCTTGCTGTGCGCGCCGCTGGTGAAAACCCTGCAGCCGTCGCGGCACAGGGCCTGTCGGTCACAGCAATCCGCATGGGGGCCGTGATCGTCGGCAGTGGCTTCATGGCAATGGGCGGTGCGTTTCTGACGATGTCCGCCTTTGACAGCTTCTTTTTTGAGATGGTCAACGGGCGTGGTTGGATCTGTATCGCTCTTGTCGTGTTCGGGTCTTGGAGGCCGGGTAAGGCCCTCTTGGGTGCCATATTGTTCGCGGCGTTTGATGCGCTGCAAATCAGAGTGCAGCAAACGAGTTTGGGCGCGCTTGTTCCGTACCAGATTTTCCTGATGATGCCGTATATTCTATCTATCGTGGCCCTCGTTGCGATGTCACGGCGCGCCGAAGTGCCCGCCGCACTGATGGTGCCGTTCAACAAAGGAGAACGCTGA
- a CDS encoding ABC transporter permease, with protein MRLEPIINPSLARSLLPPAIALGATVIIASLLAMVAGANPFSVIGLILSGAFGSQFALLETLNRATPLIFTGLAVAVAFRAKFWNIGAEAQLYAGALLTVMLGTGVLPWPSIALLPTLIVFSILAGAVVLLIPALLKTRFGVDEVVTTLLFNFIFLLFISMLLEGPLKDPMGMGWPKSARLIDEARLPRLVDGLRLHWGFGLAILSAICIWVIQTRSTLGYEMRAVGLNKQAAAFAGIPVNRVLVKTALLSGGLAALAGFSEVAGVKASLTLDLSPGFGYTGIIVAMLALLHPLGVIIAALFVAGIFVGADSMSRAAGVPTYLADIMLATALLLMVLAIMLTRFRVVRN; from the coding sequence ATGCGTCTTGAACCCATCATAAACCCGTCACTGGCGCGCAGCCTGTTGCCGCCAGCGATTGCACTCGGCGCGACGGTAATTATTGCATCCCTTCTGGCGATGGTCGCGGGGGCAAATCCATTTTCGGTCATTGGGCTAATCCTGAGCGGTGCGTTCGGATCACAATTTGCGCTTCTCGAAACGCTGAACCGCGCCACACCGTTGATTTTCACGGGCCTTGCAGTCGCCGTGGCATTTCGCGCAAAGTTCTGGAACATCGGTGCAGAGGCACAGCTTTATGCTGGTGCACTCCTGACAGTCATGCTCGGGACGGGCGTCCTGCCATGGCCCAGCATTGCGCTCCTGCCAACGCTCATTGTGTTTTCAATCCTTGCGGGCGCGGTCGTGCTGTTGATCCCTGCGCTGCTCAAAACCCGATTTGGCGTGGACGAAGTTGTCACAACATTGCTGTTTAATTTTATATTCCTCCTATTTATCTCGATGCTGCTTGAGGGGCCATTGAAGGACCCGATGGGCATGGGCTGGCCAAAATCCGCACGCCTTATCGACGAAGCACGGTTGCCGCGTCTTGTAGACGGGTTGCGCCTTCATTGGGGGTTTGGCTTGGCGATCCTCTCGGCAATTTGTATCTGGGTCATCCAGACCCGCAGCACCCTAGGCTATGAAATGCGCGCCGTCGGTCTGAACAAACAGGCGGCGGCGTTTGCTGGCATTCCCGTGAACCGCGTCTTGGTAAAAACTGCGCTTTTGTCCGGAGGTCTGGCAGCGCTTGCAGGGTTTTCGGAAGTGGCAGGCGTGAAAGCCAGCCTTACCTTGGATCTATCGCCCGGCTTTGGTTACACGGGTATCATCGTCGCAATGCTGGCCTTACTGCATCCACTTGGTGTGATAATAGCGGCCTTGTTCGTGGCAGGTATTTTTGTTGGCGCTGATAGCATGAGCCGGGCCGCTGGCGTGCCAACATATCTGGCCGACATCATGCTTGCGACGGCGTTGTTGTTGATGGTTCTGGCCATCATGCTGACGCGCTTTCGCGTGGTGAGGAACTGA
- a CDS encoding ABC transporter ATP-binding protein, whose translation MADAPVEALSLNAITKRFGELTANDAVSFSVNQGEVVALLGENGAGKTTLMNILFGQYTADSGSVAVFGETLPPGNSRAALDAGVGMVHQHFTLADNLTVQENITLGVRPLFSPRLERAAARAKIIDLSEKFHLVVSPDARVSSLTVGERQRVEILKALYRDVRILILDEPTAVLTPQETDDLFATLRLAIAEGLSIIFISHKLHEVMAIADRVVVLRHGKMTGGARTQDTDKHALAAMMMGVEAIAPQVAPSNPGPALLELHGVSTPNIASAPGLKSVSLALRAGQIIGLAGVSGNGQAAMADVVGGLCIPSSGHVALNSKSVQHWSPRTAVQSGIARIPEDRHKTGTIADFDLTENAILERYKTGAFSRRGWLNWRKSRAFADAIIEKYDVRCPGADTPIRLLSGGNMQKLILGRVLEAGPQIILANQPVRGLDIGAVNYVHSQLLAARDRGAAVLLISEDLDEVMALSDVIHVIADGRLSPAFGRGETTPAQLGIWMAGQGFDDGVAHAS comes from the coding sequence ATGGCCGATGCCCCTGTTGAGGCCCTAAGCCTGAACGCCATCACAAAACGCTTTGGAGAGCTGACCGCAAACGATGCGGTCAGCTTTTCGGTGAACCAAGGTGAGGTTGTAGCGCTGCTGGGCGAAAACGGAGCAGGAAAAACGACGCTGATGAATATCCTGTTCGGCCAATACACAGCCGATAGCGGAAGCGTCGCGGTGTTCGGGGAAACCTTGCCGCCCGGAAATTCGCGCGCAGCGTTGGATGCAGGTGTTGGCATGGTGCATCAACACTTTACGCTGGCTGATAATCTTACCGTGCAAGAAAATATTACACTTGGCGTGCGCCCCTTGTTCAGCCCACGATTGGAACGTGCCGCAGCGCGTGCCAAAATCATCGATCTGTCCGAGAAATTCCACCTCGTCGTGTCGCCCGATGCCCGTGTGAGCAGCCTGACAGTGGGGGAGCGGCAACGCGTCGAAATCCTCAAGGCGCTATACCGCGACGTGCGCATCCTGATCCTTGATGAACCGACGGCTGTGCTGACCCCGCAAGAAACCGATGATTTGTTTGCAACCCTCAGACTGGCCATCGCGGAGGGTCTTTCAATCATCTTTATTTCGCACAAGTTGCACGAAGTGATGGCGATTGCCGACCGCGTTGTGGTGTTACGCCATGGCAAAATGACGGGGGGGGCGCGGACACAAGACACTGACAAGCACGCGCTTGCCGCGATGATGATGGGGGTAGAAGCAATCGCGCCGCAGGTCGCACCGTCCAATCCCGGTCCGGCACTTCTTGAACTACACGGCGTCTCCACTCCTAACATCGCCAGTGCCCCCGGTCTTAAATCTGTGTCGCTGGCACTTCGGGCGGGGCAAATTATTGGCCTTGCAGGTGTCTCTGGCAACGGGCAGGCAGCGATGGCGGATGTTGTGGGCGGATTGTGCATCCCATCAAGCGGTCATGTGGCGCTGAATAGCAAGTCCGTCCAACACTGGAGCCCGCGCACAGCCGTGCAAAGCGGCATCGCGCGTATCCCCGAAGACCGGCACAAAACCGGCACCATCGCGGATTTCGATCTGACCGAAAATGCAATCCTGGAACGCTACAAAACGGGCGCGTTTAGCAGGCGGGGCTGGCTCAACTGGCGCAAATCGCGTGCCTTTGCGGATGCGATCATCGAAAAATATGATGTGCGCTGCCCTGGCGCGGACACGCCCATCCGGCTGCTGTCTGGTGGCAATATGCAAAAGCTGATTTTGGGCCGCGTGCTTGAAGCAGGTCCACAGATTATTCTGGCCAATCAACCCGTACGCGGCCTTGATATTGGGGCTGTTAATTATGTGCACAGCCAGCTGCTTGCGGCGCGTGACCGTGGTGCCGCCGTGCTGTTGATCTCGGAAGACCTGGACGAGGTCATGGCCCTGTCCGATGTCATCCATGTGATTGCTGACGGGCGGTTGTCGCCGGCATTTGGGCGCGGTGAAACGACGCCCGCGCAACTTGGCATTTGGATGGCCGGCCAAGGGTTCGATGATGGAGTGGCTCATGCGTCTTGA
- a CDS encoding BMP family protein: MSNKFFLNRRHFMATTAVTSLMLGTGRAAAAEPIKTAGIYTVPVEQQWVSRIHKAAVTAQERGEIEYSFSENVSNTDYARVMREYAEAGNTLIIGEVFGAEQEAREVAADYPDVAFLMGSSFKEDAALPNFAVFDNYIQDAAYLSGIIAGSMTSSDNIGMVGGFPIPEVNRLMNAFMAGALEMNPDIEFQVSFIGSWFDPPKAKETAFAMIENGADVLYAERFGVSDAAQEKGVLAIGNVIDTQSDYPETVVASAIWNFEPTLDTAIAAVQAGTFTAADYGVYSFMNKGGTELAPLGTFEGKVPAAAMELVATRQAEIMSGAFTVNVNDDEPTSS; the protein is encoded by the coding sequence ATGTCTAACAAATTTTTCTTAAATCGCCGTCACTTTATGGCGACCACAGCCGTAACATCGTTGATGCTTGGAACTGGGCGCGCAGCGGCAGCCGAGCCTATAAAAACGGCGGGCATTTATACTGTGCCTGTCGAACAACAATGGGTCAGCAGGATTCATAAAGCCGCAGTGACTGCACAAGAACGCGGTGAAATCGAATATTCATTCTCCGAGAATGTCAGCAATACAGACTACGCCCGCGTGATGCGTGAATATGCCGAGGCTGGCAACACATTGATTATCGGCGAAGTCTTTGGCGCTGAACAAGAGGCGCGCGAGGTCGCAGCTGATTACCCTGACGTTGCATTCCTGATGGGCTCCAGTTTCAAAGAAGATGCAGCGCTGCCGAATTTCGCAGTGTTCGACAATTACATCCAAGACGCGGCATACCTGTCCGGGATCATTGCAGGGTCGATGACCTCCTCTGATAATATCGGCATGGTCGGCGGTTTTCCAATCCCCGAAGTCAATCGTTTAATGAATGCGTTCATGGCGGGCGCACTTGAAATGAACCCCGATATTGAGTTCCAAGTTAGCTTTATCGGCAGCTGGTTTGATCCGCCCAAAGCCAAAGAGACCGCGTTTGCCATGATCGAAAATGGTGCTGATGTCCTTTATGCAGAGCGCTTTGGCGTCTCTGATGCCGCGCAAGAAAAGGGCGTTCTGGCCATCGGTAACGTGATCGATACGCAATCCGATTATCCCGAAACGGTTGTCGCGTCTGCAATCTGGAATTTTGAACCAACGCTGGATACGGCCATTGCCGCCGTGCAGGCAGGCACCTTTACGGCAGCCGATTACGGGGTTTATTCGTTTATGAACAAAGGTGGGACCGAATTGGCGCCGCTGGGTACATTTGAAGGCAAGGTTCCCGCCGCGGCGATGGAATTGGTCGCGACCCGTCAGGCCGAAATCATGTCAGGGGCATTTACGGTAAACGTCAACGACGACGAACCAACGTCGTCCTAG
- a CDS encoding AMP-binding protein: MLRPSIGVDRPALTCIGNDGVAPAVSYGEQQEQSARFADLLTAQGVGPGDRVACLLPRIPELLVVMLGALRAGAVYQPLFKAFGPKAIEQRIAGSAAKLIVTDSVNRPKLDDIADPRWPYGQYYAAIEPLLLGSTTTFQEAEFSVDATCQIISDHAITNFAAAPTVYRLIIAADKD; encoded by the coding sequence GTGCTGCGACCGTCAATTGGCGTGGATCGCCCGGCCCTGACATGTATCGGCAACGACGGCGTGGCACCGGCTGTCAGCTATGGTGAGCAGCAAGAGCAATCGGCGCGGTTCGCCGATTTATTAACGGCACAAGGCGTTGGTCCGGGTGACCGCGTTGCTTGCCTTCTGCCGCGCATACCTGAGCTTTTGGTTGTCATGCTTGGTGCGCTTCGGGCAGGCGCGGTCTATCAACCGCTTTTTAAGGCGTTCGGCCCAAAGGCAATCGAACAGCGGATCGCGGGCTCGGCTGCCAAGCTGATCGTGACCGACAGCGTCAACCGTCCCAAACTGGATGACATCGCGGACCCCAGATGGCCCTACGGACAGTACTACGCCGCGATCGAACCTTTGTTGCTGGGCAGTACGACAACATTTCAGGAAGCCGAATTTTCAGTCGATGCGACCTGCCAGATCATTAGCGATCACGCGATTACAAATTTTGCGGCTGCCCCGACCGTCTACCGATTGATCATTGCTGCAGATAAGGATTAG